One Methanocaldococcus villosus KIN24-T80 genomic window carries:
- a CDS encoding 50S ribosomal protein L37e: MSKGTPSMGKRNKGSYHIRCRRCGRRAYHVRKKRCAACGYPNPRMRKYSWQNKKVNGKRVR; the protein is encoded by the coding sequence ATGTCTAAAGGAACTCCTTCAATGGGTAAGAGAAATAAAGGATCATATCATATAAGATGTAGAAGATGTGGAAGAAGGGCATATCATGTAAGAAAAAAGAGATGTGCTGCATGTGGTTATCCAAATCCAAGAATGAGAAAATACTCATGGCAAAATAAAAAGGTTAATGGTAAAAGAGTAAGGTAG